A region from the Achromobacter seleniivolatilans genome encodes:
- a CDS encoding MFS transporter: MGAVLAALAEDKSWNLSSIELGVLGSYALAGMFVGSFAVGTLSDLLGRRRMTLACVTLFSLTMIGVAWAPTPTWFAVFRFIGGLGLGGVIPVAAVLAAVFVILIPGRYAGPPKTNAEPDATPSLQRT, from the coding sequence TTGGGCGCCGTGCTTGCGGCGCTGGCCGAAGACAAGAGCTGGAATCTATCCTCCATAGAGCTCGGCGTATTGGGCAGCTACGCGCTGGCAGGCATGTTCGTCGGTTCGTTCGCCGTAGGCACGTTAAGCGACCTGCTTGGCCGCCGGCGCATGACGCTGGCCTGCGTCACGTTGTTCTCGCTCACGATGATCGGCGTGGCCTGGGCGCCCACGCCCACCTGGTTTGCCGTGTTTCGCTTTATTGGCGGATTGGGATTGGGCGGCGTGATCCCTGTAGCAGCGGTGCTGGCGGCGGTGTTCGTCATTCTGATTCCCGGCCGTTACGCCGGTCCCCCGAAAACGAATGCCGAGCCTGACGCAACGCCAAGCTTGCAACGAACCTGA
- a CDS encoding DUF2778 domain-containing protein, with protein sequence MSKIKGRGLSLDAFSGREGHFNKCESACLRNVGPIPVGKYYIVDRPTGGVRGTINTWALGRWDWFGLFAIDSNVDDWVFCNDVERGNFRLHPKGPRGISEGCITLERASDFAALRKLILEGGSSAISGSTLQAYGIVNVRCGGGG encoded by the coding sequence ATGAGCAAGATAAAAGGGCGGGGTCTTTCCTTGGATGCGTTTTCGGGAAGAGAGGGGCACTTCAATAAGTGTGAGTCGGCGTGCCTTCGCAACGTAGGGCCAATCCCCGTCGGCAAGTACTACATTGTTGACAGGCCTACTGGCGGCGTCAGGGGTACGATCAACACCTGGGCATTAGGGCGTTGGGATTGGTTCGGTCTCTTTGCGATTGACAGTAACGTCGATGACTGGGTTTTCTGCAACGATGTCGAACGTGGGAATTTTCGCCTACATCCGAAAGGCCCTCGGGGTATAAGCGAGGGTTGCATTACGCTTGAGCGCGCCTCTGACTTTGCCGCGCTTCGCAAACTTATCCTTGAAGGCGGTAGCTCTGCAATTTCCGGTTCCACATTGCAGGCCTATGGCATTGTGAATGTGCGGTGTGGCGGGGGAGGGTGA
- a CDS encoding contact-dependent growth inhibition system immunity protein → MPTWLWKWLATHVEVGCCESAADLEFYVLWGAALALLAVLTALVWALTRLLRKLFRKTDAEQGISFVLTPEQLAAVLKGGSIADHSTLVVMPGQYPELEQFIGEWFHEDWDEEGKSIEGVAREYKRVTDPLQVSQACLEMDAFVKKYGPASDIAFAQLWQSFDLAGLGYTIPAFFEELKRILNS, encoded by the coding sequence GTGCCGACATGGCTCTGGAAATGGCTTGCCACGCATGTCGAGGTCGGGTGTTGCGAAAGTGCGGCGGACCTAGAGTTTTATGTCCTATGGGGCGCCGCCCTCGCTCTTCTTGCCGTGTTGACGGCACTGGTATGGGCCCTAACGCGACTTCTCCGCAAGTTGTTTCGCAAAACCGACGCTGAGCAAGGTATAAGCTTTGTGCTTACGCCGGAGCAGTTGGCGGCTGTCCTTAAGGGTGGGTCGATAGCCGATCATTCGACCTTAGTCGTTATGCCCGGGCAGTATCCTGAACTCGAGCAATTCATCGGTGAGTGGTTCCACGAAGATTGGGACGAAGAGGGGAAATCGATCGAAGGTGTGGCTCGAGAATACAAGCGCGTTACAGACCCGCTCCAAGTGAGTCAGGCATGCCTGGAAATGGATGCCTTCGTAAAAAAATACGGCCCAGCTTCGGATATCGCATTTGCGCAGCTATGGCAATCGTTCGATCTGGCGGGCTTGGGCTACACCATTCCTGCTTTCTTCGAAGAGTTGAAGCGGATTCTGAACAGCTAG
- a CDS encoding response regulator transcription factor — MRILIVEDDLDVAEMISECLQIEADVAVRIVGDAAAALNACPEFRPDVILLDLGLPDVSGSKITAQLMTFCPTARIIILSGYDPGRDGDRPPPEFVRLIKPVDFDVLHHHVFAAGIGRLQA, encoded by the coding sequence ATGCGTATATTGATAGTCGAAGACGATCTTGACGTGGCCGAGATGATTTCAGAATGCCTTCAAATCGAAGCTGATGTGGCTGTTCGAATTGTCGGAGACGCTGCCGCCGCACTCAACGCTTGCCCGGAATTTCGGCCAGATGTCATCCTGCTTGATCTAGGCCTGCCGGATGTGTCTGGGTCGAAGATTACGGCTCAGCTGATGACGTTTTGCCCAACCGCTCGAATCATCATCCTCAGCGGCTACGACCCAGGCCGGGACGGCGACAGGCCACCCCCAGAGTTCGTTCGACTGATCAAGCCCGTGGACTTTGACGTGCTGCATCACCACGTCTTCGCCGCCGGCATAGGCCGCTTGCAGGCGTAA
- a CDS encoding SapC family protein, with translation MIKNDEPSAASAATVDPAINSLPLFYKAPVVLNVEQHGNCGLADSNSFAFAREAIAVPLDMSEFVPVVRDYPIVFSDAEQPTPLAVLGFKQNQNLFLEEDDTWRADRYIPAYVRRYPFIVTEISAENRQLLAIDTASERFIPSVSDEQMSRRLFNDDSAPTELAQAAINFCNAFHQEHLRTIEFCQALKDAKLLVANHADMQLPDGTRYTLNGFRVIDEKIFRELPADTLSEWNKKGWLDFVILHFASRQNWQTLLDLNALRAQAQNA, from the coding sequence ATGATTAAAAATGACGAACCCAGCGCGGCAAGCGCCGCTACCGTAGATCCCGCAATCAACTCATTGCCGTTGTTCTATAAAGCGCCGGTGGTGTTGAACGTAGAGCAGCACGGCAATTGCGGACTGGCCGACAGCAATAGCTTTGCCTTTGCCCGCGAAGCCATCGCTGTACCCCTCGACATGAGTGAGTTTGTGCCGGTGGTGCGTGATTACCCAATTGTGTTCTCTGATGCCGAGCAGCCAACGCCGTTAGCCGTGTTGGGTTTCAAACAGAACCAGAACCTGTTTCTGGAAGAAGACGACACCTGGCGCGCTGATCGTTATATACCTGCCTATGTGCGGCGCTACCCGTTCATCGTCACAGAAATTTCGGCAGAAAACCGGCAATTACTGGCCATCGATACCGCCTCGGAACGTTTTATTCCCAGCGTCAGCGACGAGCAAATGTCGCGACGTTTGTTCAATGATGACTCAGCCCCTACCGAGTTGGCGCAGGCCGCCATCAACTTCTGCAATGCCTTTCATCAAGAGCACCTGCGCACCATAGAGTTCTGCCAAGCCCTCAAGGATGCCAAGCTGCTAGTCGCCAACCATGCCGATATGCAGCTCCCGGACGGAACGCGCTACACGTTGAATGGTTTTCGCGTTATTGATGAAAAAATATTCCGCGAATTGCCCGCTGACACGCTAAGCGAGTGGAACAAAAAGGGCTGGCTCGATTTTGTCATCTTGCACTTTGCCTCGCGCCAGAACTGGCAGACGCTGCTGGACTTGAACGCACTGCGCGCACAAGCGCAAAACGCCTGA
- a CDS encoding HlyD family efflux transporter periplasmic adaptor subunit, translating to MSDVGQPSSGRLDMRFYSGSPGDTPLPKAALVIWLIAALLLSLLIWAWYFKLVEVSTGTGKVVPSSKEQIIQSLEGGILAHLLVKEGDIINAGQVLAELDPTRTEAMVQESASRMRAAQATAVRLSAEVNGTPLTFPTEVLAEPGLVRSETALYYSRLDSLKSSLEGIARSQALVSRELALTEPLVVRGAASNVEVLRLKRQIAELQTKAADTRTQYLVKAGEDLARANAEIEAQRSVTRGRTDALTRLTIVSPVRGVVNDISVTTVGGILPPDGKLMAIVPLDEQLLIEARLSPRDIAFIHPGQDAMVKITAYDYAIYGGLPGKVTLISPNTIQDEVRHDVYYYRVYIRTDSDRLKNKAGKDFPISPGMIATVDIHTGEKTVLDYLLKPFNKAREALRER from the coding sequence ATGAGTGATGTGGGCCAACCCTCGTCAGGCAGACTGGATATGCGGTTCTATAGCGGCTCTCCGGGCGATACGCCGTTGCCTAAAGCGGCGCTTGTGATCTGGCTGATTGCGGCGCTGCTACTTAGCTTGCTGATCTGGGCCTGGTATTTCAAACTGGTCGAAGTCTCCACCGGTACGGGCAAGGTGGTGCCCTCTTCCAAAGAGCAGATCATCCAGTCGCTCGAAGGCGGGATTCTGGCGCACTTACTGGTCAAGGAAGGGGACATCATCAACGCCGGACAGGTGTTGGCGGAATTGGACCCGACCCGTACCGAGGCCATGGTCCAAGAAAGTGCCTCGCGCATGCGCGCCGCGCAGGCAACCGCCGTAAGACTATCCGCTGAAGTCAACGGTACTCCACTGACGTTCCCGACCGAGGTACTGGCTGAACCCGGTCTGGTACGTAGCGAGACAGCGCTCTACTATTCGCGTTTAGATAGCCTGAAAAGCAGTCTGGAAGGCATCGCGCGAAGCCAGGCCCTGGTGAGCCGTGAGCTGGCCTTGACGGAACCGCTGGTAGTGCGCGGCGCGGCCAGCAATGTCGAGGTGCTAAGGCTGAAGCGCCAGATAGCTGAACTACAGACCAAGGCCGCCGATACACGCACCCAATACCTGGTCAAAGCGGGCGAAGATCTGGCCCGCGCCAACGCCGAAATCGAGGCACAGCGCTCGGTCACACGTGGCCGAACCGACGCGCTGACACGCCTGACCATTGTGTCGCCGGTGCGTGGCGTGGTGAACGATATTTCAGTGACCACCGTGGGCGGCATCCTTCCGCCGGATGGCAAGCTGATGGCAATCGTGCCGCTTGATGAGCAACTGCTCATCGAGGCGCGTCTGTCGCCCCGCGACATCGCCTTCATTCATCCAGGGCAGGACGCCATGGTTAAGATCACCGCTTACGACTACGCCATTTATGGCGGCCTGCCAGGCAAGGTAACGCTTATCTCCCCCAATACCATCCAGGATGAAGTCCGGCACGACGTTTATTACTATCGCGTCTACATCCGCACTGATAGCGACCGTCTGAAAAACAAGGCTGGCAAGGACTTCCCTATTTCGCCGGGCATGATCGCTACCGTCGATATCCATACGGGAGAGAAAACAGTACTGGATTACCTGCTCAAACCGTTCAACAAGGCACGTGAAGCATTGCGTGAGCGTTAG
- a CDS encoding type I secretion system permease/ATPase: MNLPAEYTKWLNAMLVVARHYGISVSEESVRVNLSWQRAAATDSLLENMARQSGLTLRLGDYSKDLLDPWRLPLVVEMNDGQVAVVKTADGNGQLSLLFGEDQGLETTVTADDLQARIKRVLLLRPRLSMPDSRVDDYIKPYRPSWFWLIALRDWPRYGDVITASLFANVLALATMMFSMQIYDRVIPAQSESTLWVLFGGVMLAIGFEFALRMARTYISDLLGKRADLKISDVVFGHALRLRNDARSKSTGSFIAQIRELDQVRDLLTSSTMSVVADLPFFLLFTLVLWLVGGPLVLVAVAAVPLLVIPGLLIQRPLAKLSTEGMRESALRSAMLVEAVQGIEDIKLMRAESRFQNQWNHVNEVSAGIGMRQRYLVGLLMTWTQEVQSIVYALVLLAGSYLVIQGEMTTGALVGSSILASRMIAPLAQLSGVFARWQQAKVARKGLDDLMQRPVDQPENTRLIHRPVVHGDYALEGALFQYGREDRHPALAIGALQIRAGEKIAVLGRMGAGKSTLLQLLAGLQVPQQGTIKLDGIELGLIDPADVRRDVGLLTQNARLFHGSIRDNVTLGMPLASDDEIFKVLDMVGALGFVQTCTHGLDELIPEGGQSLSGGQRQALLLARTLIREPAVVLLDEPTSSLDEMTERQVITNLSAWLAPRTVVVATHRTPVLNWVDRILVLNEGRLVVDGPKAQVLKELSK, translated from the coding sequence ATGAACTTGCCTGCGGAATACACAAAGTGGCTGAACGCAATGCTCGTCGTAGCACGCCATTACGGCATCAGCGTTTCAGAAGAAAGCGTGCGTGTAAACCTGTCGTGGCAACGAGCTGCGGCAACAGACAGCTTGCTCGAAAACATGGCGCGCCAGTCGGGGCTGACCTTGCGCCTGGGCGACTACAGCAAAGATCTGCTGGACCCTTGGCGTCTGCCGCTGGTGGTTGAAATGAATGATGGCCAGGTAGCGGTCGTAAAAACAGCTGACGGCAATGGTCAATTGAGTTTGCTGTTTGGTGAAGATCAGGGCCTGGAAACCACCGTCACCGCAGATGACTTGCAAGCCCGCATCAAGCGGGTGCTACTGCTGCGCCCGCGCCTCTCCATGCCAGATTCCCGGGTAGACGACTATATCAAGCCGTATCGCCCCAGTTGGTTCTGGCTGATCGCCTTGCGTGACTGGCCGCGTTATGGGGATGTGATCACGGCGTCGTTGTTCGCCAACGTGCTGGCTTTGGCAACGATGATGTTTTCCATGCAGATCTATGATCGCGTCATCCCCGCCCAGTCCGAATCCACCTTGTGGGTGCTGTTTGGCGGCGTGATGCTGGCAATCGGATTTGAATTCGCCTTGCGTATGGCGCGCACGTATATTTCCGACCTGCTCGGCAAGCGCGCCGATCTCAAGATTTCAGATGTGGTGTTTGGCCATGCGTTGCGCCTGCGTAACGATGCGCGCTCCAAATCCACAGGCAGCTTCATTGCTCAGATACGCGAGCTGGATCAGGTGCGTGACCTGCTCACCTCCAGCACCATGAGTGTGGTGGCCGATCTGCCATTCTTTCTGCTGTTCACGCTGGTGCTGTGGCTGGTGGGCGGCCCGCTGGTACTCGTGGCGGTAGCCGCTGTGCCGCTGTTGGTGATCCCCGGCCTGTTGATCCAGCGTCCATTGGCAAAACTTTCTACCGAAGGCATGCGTGAATCGGCGTTGCGCAGCGCCATGCTGGTTGAGGCCGTACAAGGCATCGAAGACATCAAACTGATGCGCGCCGAATCGCGTTTTCAAAATCAATGGAACCATGTCAATGAAGTCTCCGCCGGCATAGGCATGCGGCAGCGCTATCTGGTGGGCTTGCTCATGACCTGGACGCAAGAAGTGCAAAGCATCGTCTATGCCCTGGTCCTGCTGGCAGGCAGCTATCTGGTAATACAAGGCGAGATGACGACCGGTGCGCTGGTGGGCAGCTCGATTCTCGCCTCGCGCATGATTGCGCCGCTGGCTCAGTTATCGGGTGTATTTGCGCGCTGGCAGCAAGCCAAGGTAGCGCGCAAGGGATTGGATGACCTGATGCAGCGCCCGGTCGATCAGCCCGAGAACACTCGTCTGATACACCGACCGGTCGTGCATGGCGATTACGCTCTTGAAGGCGCGCTATTTCAATATGGCCGCGAAGATCGTCATCCGGCGCTCGCGATAGGCGCCTTGCAAATCCGCGCGGGTGAAAAAATCGCGGTGTTGGGGCGCATGGGAGCGGGCAAATCCACGTTGTTGCAGCTGCTGGCAGGCTTGCAAGTGCCGCAACAGGGAACCATCAAGCTGGATGGCATAGAACTGGGGCTCATCGACCCCGCCGATGTACGCCGTGATGTCGGCCTGCTGACCCAGAACGCTCGTTTGTTCCATGGTTCCATCCGCGACAACGTCACCTTGGGCATGCCTTTGGCCAGCGATGACGAAATATTCAAAGTGCTGGACATGGTGGGTGCGCTGGGCTTCGTCCAGACTTGCACGCACGGGCTGGATGAACTGATCCCTGAGGGCGGTCAGAGTCTGTCTGGCGGTCAGCGTCAGGCCTTGTTATTGGCGCGTACGCTGATACGCGAACCGGCTGTGGTCTTGCTGGATGAACCCACTTCCAGTCTGGATGAAATGACGGAGCGGCAGGTGATCACGAACCTCAGCGCCTGGCTGGCGCCGCGCACAGTGGTGGTCGCCACGCACCGCACACCGGTGCTGAACTGGGTCGATAGAATTCTGGTGTTGAACGAAGGACGTTTAGTAGTCGACGGGCCCAAGGCGCAAGTGCTCAAGGAGTTATCCAAATGA
- a CDS encoding TolC family outer membrane protein, protein MNRHTKMLLCCGLALLHSPVAAQTSNAAYTPRINGDIPRFLAPQDLANQLGAGASGRSVPPREIDNSVVQLLPAVRRAVNWHPSISDSIATLAQQVGGVDVARARYYPQVKGGLGSGDNTQGGRYTLASASVSQMLYDFGKTSGSVNQAQAQLRKQQALVLKQIDVVAQQTAEAVVALHRYQSLQAIAKTQVQAIAKVQELTVLRSDAGLSSRSDPIQATSRLDDAKSNLLQVTSLHEQARERLRTLLGAPIGDSAGPLDDLDQEVAAVQRDQPADLRLVPDVLAAEADRQVAVAQLSVAQAQRYPTISLDGSVDRAITGNNPATLNQRGSNRTIMLNFSAPIYQGGALSAQVSAAVNALEAARQRVDTARLNAGDQARLLMQQMEGARQRLSVLDERKRSITEVRDLFREQYMLGTRSILDLLNAEQEFYQAAADQEAVRHDMWASLVGYIGATGMNRDFYHLNNEVVQGMELRP, encoded by the coding sequence TTGAACCGGCACACCAAGATGTTGCTTTGCTGCGGTTTAGCACTGCTGCATTCCCCCGTTGCGGCACAAACAAGCAATGCCGCCTACACGCCGCGTATCAATGGCGACATCCCCCGATTTCTCGCTCCCCAGGATCTGGCCAATCAACTAGGTGCCGGCGCCAGCGGACGCAGCGTGCCCCCAAGAGAAATCGATAACAGCGTCGTGCAACTTTTACCCGCCGTGCGGCGCGCGGTGAACTGGCATCCAAGCATTTCCGACAGTATCGCTACGCTCGCGCAGCAGGTCGGTGGTGTAGATGTAGCTCGCGCCCGCTACTACCCCCAGGTCAAGGGTGGACTCGGCAGCGGGGACAACACACAGGGCGGGCGGTACACGCTGGCATCAGCCTCGGTGTCGCAAATGCTTTACGACTTTGGCAAGACTTCAGGATCGGTCAATCAGGCTCAGGCACAGCTACGCAAGCAGCAAGCGCTAGTACTCAAACAAATCGATGTGGTCGCCCAGCAAACTGCCGAAGCGGTGGTGGCATTGCATCGCTATCAGAGCTTGCAGGCTATCGCCAAGACGCAGGTTCAAGCCATCGCAAAGGTGCAGGAACTAACTGTGCTGCGCAGCGACGCCGGCCTCAGTTCACGCTCCGATCCAATCCAGGCGACGTCGCGCCTGGACGACGCCAAATCCAATCTATTGCAGGTCACGTCCTTGCATGAGCAGGCGCGTGAGCGGCTGCGTACCTTGCTGGGCGCGCCAATAGGCGATAGTGCTGGGCCGTTGGATGATCTGGACCAGGAAGTCGCGGCCGTGCAACGGGATCAGCCCGCCGACCTGCGTCTGGTGCCAGACGTGCTGGCCGCAGAAGCTGACCGGCAAGTGGCGGTAGCGCAGTTGAGCGTTGCGCAGGCGCAGCGCTACCCCACCATCTCTCTGGATGGTTCTGTAGACCGCGCCATAACCGGCAACAACCCGGCCACCTTGAACCAGCGTGGTTCAAATCGCACCATTATGCTGAATTTTTCCGCGCCTATTTATCAAGGTGGCGCATTGAGTGCGCAAGTGAGTGCGGCCGTCAATGCCTTGGAAGCGGCGCGCCAGCGTGTCGATACCGCCAGGCTTAACGCCGGCGATCAGGCGCGCCTCCTGATGCAACAGATGGAGGGGGCGCGTCAGCGCCTGTCCGTATTGGATGAGCGCAAGCGCAGCATCACCGAGGTGCGCGATCTATTTCGCGAACAGTACATGCTGGGCACACGCTCAATTCTGGATTTGCTCAATGCAGAGCAAGAGTTCTATCAGGCCGCTGCCGATCAAGAAGCGGTTCGCCATGATATGTGGGCCAGTCTTGTGGGGTACATCGGAGCGACGGGCATGAACCGCGATTTCTATCATCTGAATAATGAAGTCGTTCAAGGGATGGAGCTGCGCCCATGA